In a genomic window of Carassius carassius chromosome 43, fCarCar2.1, whole genome shotgun sequence:
- the LOC132125004 gene encoding DET1 homolog, with protein sequence MASHHNTTSEEDFPTLKPRRIQNQNVVHRLERRRISSGPVGAHWYRVRCFHQNLFPNFTVVNVEKPPCFLRKFSPDGRCFIAFSSDQTSLEIYEYQGCQAAEDLLQGQEGETLANGNDQRSLNIRGRLFERFFSLLHVTNVASNGEHLNRECSLFTDDCRYVIVGSAAYLPEEPHPHFFEVYRNNESVTPNPRSPLEDYSLHIIDLHTGQLCDTRTFKCDKIILSHNQGLYLYRNILAVLSVQQQTIHVFQVTPEGSFLDVRTIGRFCYEDDLLTLSAVYSEAQAEGQPGFSRLYKEKTINSLKHRLLVYLWRRAEQDGSAMAKRRFFQFFDQLRQLRMWKMQLLDEHHLFIKYTSEDVVTLRVTDPSQPSFFVVYNMLTTEVIAVFENTSDKLLELFENFCDLFRNATLHSEAVQFPCSASSNNFARQVQRRFKDTIVNAKYGGHTEAVRRLLGQLPISAQSYSSSPYLDLSLFSYDDKWVSVMERPKTCGDHPIRFYARDSGLLKFKIQAGLLGRPINHAVRRLVAFTFHPFEPFAISVQRTNAEYVVNFHMRHGCV encoded by the exons ATGGCTTCTCATCACAACACTACATCAGAGGAGGATTTCCCCACTCTGAAGCCAAGACGCATCCAAAATCAGAACGTGGTCCACCGGCTAGAAAGGCGTCGGATCTCCTCCGGTCCAGTCGGGGCACATTGGTACCGTGTGCGCTGCTTCCACCAGAACCTGTTCCCCAACTTCACAGTGGTGAATGTAGAGAAGCCGCCCTGCTTCCTGCGCAAGTTCTCCCCTGACGGACGCTGCTTTATTGCATTTTCTTCTGATCAGACTTCTTTGGAAATCTATGAGTACCAAGGATGCCAAGCTGCAGAAGATCTTCTTCAGGGTCAGGAGGGAGAAACGCTGGCCAATGGGAATGACCAGCGCTCCCTCAACATCAGGGGCAGACTCTTTGAACGCTTCTTTTCTCTTCTCCATGTCACCAACGTGGCCTCCAACGGTGAGCACTTGAATAGAGAGTGCAGTCTTTTCACTGATGACTGCCGTTATGTGATCGTTGGCTCAGCTGCTTACCTGCCTGAGGAACCACATCCACACTTTTTTGAGGTGTACAGAAACAACGAATCTGTGACACCAAACCCACGCTCTCCTCTTGAGGACTACTCACTGCACATCATAGACCTGCACACGGGCCAGCTGTGTGATACACGCACCTTTAAATGTGACAAAATCATTCTGTCACACAATCAGGGACTGTATCTGTACAGAAATATACTGGCAGTGCTTTCTGTGCAGCAACAGACCATACATGTCTTTCAG GTCACACCGGAAGGATCCTTCCTTGACGTGCGCACTATTGGTCGTTTTTGCTACGAGGATGACCTGCTGACACTGTCTGCTGTTTACTCTGAGGCCCAGGCTGAAGGCCAGCCCGGTTTCTCCCGTCTGTATAAGGAGAAGACCATCAACTCCTTAAAACACCGTCTGTTGGTGTACCTGTGGAGGAGAGCAGAGCAGGACGGCAGCGCCATGGCTAAACGCCGGTTCTTTCAGTTCTTCGATCAGCTCAGACAGCTGCGCATGTGGAAGATGCAGCTCCTGGATGAACATCACCTGTTCATAAAGTACACCAGTGAAGACGTGGTCACGCTGAGGGTCACTGACCCCTCACAG CCCTCTTTCTTTGTGGTTTACAATATGCTAACCACCGAAGTTATTGCGGTTTTCGAGAATACTTCAGACAAACTTCTGGAGCTTTTTGAAAACTTCTGTGACCTCTTCCGGAACGCCACGCTCCACAGCGAGGCTGTGCAGTTCCCCTGCTCTGCTTCCAGCAACAACTTTGCCCGTCAGGTGCAGCGCAG GTTTAAAGACACCATCGTGAATGCCAAATATGGAGGTCACACAGAGGCGGTCAGGAGGCTTCTCGGGCAGCTGCCCATCAGTGCTCAGTCCTACAGCAGCAGCCCATATCTGGACCTCTCCCTCTTCAGCTATGACGATAAGTGGGTGTCAGTCATGGAACGGCCGAAGACCTGTGGCGATCATCCCATACG GTTCTACGCAAGGGACTCGGGGTTGCTGAAATTTAAGATCCAGGCAGGCCTGCTGGGCAGACCCATTAACCATGCGGTCAGGAGACTGGTCGCGTTCACCTTCCATCCCTTTGAGCCGTTCGCCATCTCTGTGCAGCGCACCAACGCCGAATATGTCGTCAACTTTCATATGCGCCATGGATGCGTATGA